Proteins from a single region of Apium graveolens cultivar Ventura chromosome 7, ASM990537v1, whole genome shotgun sequence:
- the LOC141671666 gene encoding uncharacterized protein LOC141671666 isoform X7: MDDFWLVIVPLLYMSLTAMVASAKSPGILIHFDQVPPYHSRFSRATFNYSVIGSNGSYPCSKNDCSFICEVDGHSLVPCPADVVVLKKLTVNHWHQFGVNVTTADGDSNSSVYKWFIDTIPPTATISSNTSYTNAEKIALELTFSEACAGNGGFKCFNSSHCDVTVSGRAHVDASSLRIIKHSIKYSLDIILSLKVTYELIVIKMANRFCTDRAGNRFTRTSGSIFTLHLDRRPVQVDLWTSAPSYELEFDGIPRTVTATNRIEELKFFLDFSTPITNSTEQILNALHPSSGLIVPIHSRGHGNRSFAFVLKNLSRTEIITIELEDGSVLGRTGAPVSPIAPLTLLYDSTEPSVWITTSSNGVTRDPYIDCLIHFTKPIFGFKASTVEAGGGFVIRFEEISKALYSLTVLAESQNVSVIVPAGKVSDISGNLNSVSNQLEVKHYSAHSTSVLLN; this comes from the exons ATGGATGACTTCTGGCTTGTTATTGTTCCACTATTGTACATGAGCTTGACGGCCATGGTGGCTTCAGCAAAATCTCCTGGAATACTCATACACTTTGATCAAGTCCCTCCATATCATTCCAGGTTTAGTCGCGCTACTTTCAACTACTCAGTTATTGGATCAAATGGCTCTTATCCATGTAGCAAGAATGATTGTTCTTTTATCTGTGAG GTTGATGGCCATAGTTTGGTACCATGTCCAGCTGATGTTGTTGTACTAAAGAAATTAACAGTCAATCACTGGCACCAATTCGGTGTAAATGTCACAACTGCAGATGGAGATAGTAATTCATCAGTTTATAAATGGTTTATTG ATACAATTCCACCTACGGCAACAATATCTAGCAATACAAGCTACACAAATGCTGAGAAAATAGCATTAGAGCTTACATTCAGTGAGGCTTGTGCTGGTAATGGTGGCTTCAAGTGTTTCAACTCGTCACACTGTGAC GTTACTGTAAGTGGACGTGCTCATGTGGATGCCTCTTCTCTACGTATCATCAAACACAGTATCAAATATAGCCTTGATATTATTCTATCTTTAAAAGTAACTTACGAACTCATTGTTATCAAAATGGCAAATAGATTTTGTACAGATCGGGCAGGAAATCGTTTTACAAGGACCAGTGGTTCGATTTTTACACTTCATTTAG ATAGAAGACCAGTTCAAGTGGATCTATGGACATCTGCTCCATCCTACGAATTGGAGTTTGATGGGATTCCAAGAACAGTTACTGCAactaacagaattgaagaattaAAGTTTTTCTTGGACTTTAGTACTCCTATCACAAATTCAACAGAGCAGATATTAAATGCATTACATCCTAGTTCAGGTCTCATTGTACCTATTCACAGTAGAGGACATGGGAATCGCAGCTTCGCGTTTGTA CTCAAGAATCTTTCCAGAACAGAAATAATTACTATTGAATTAGAAGATGGTTCAGTACTTGGCAGAACAGGAGCCCCTGTTTCACCTATAGCCCCATTGACATTACTTTACG ACTCCACAGAGCCCTCTGTGTGGATAACTACGAGCTCAAATGGAGTTACAAGAGACCCCTATATCGACTGTTTAATTCACTTCACGAAACCAATATTTGGCTTTAAGGCTTCCACAGTAGAAGCAGGAGGAGGGTTTGTAATCAG ATTTGAAGAAATTTCAAAAGCTCTCTACTCCTTGACAGTCCTTGCAGAATCACAGAACGTGTCTGTCATTGTTCCAGCAGGGAAAGTATCTGATATTTCAGGAAACCTTAACTCAGTATCTAATCAACTCGAGGTCAAGCATT ACTCGGCTCATTCTACATCGGTTTTACTTAACTAG
- the LOC141671666 gene encoding uncharacterized protein LOC141671666 isoform X5: MDDFWLVIVPLLYMSLTAMVASAKSPGILIHFDQVPPYHSRFSRATFNYSVIGSNGSYPCSKNDCSFICEVDGHSLVPCPADVVVLKKLTVNHWHQFGVNVTTADGDSNSSVYKWFIDTIPPTATISSNTSYTNAEKIALELTFSEACAGNGGFKCFNSSHCDVTVSGRAHVDASSLRIIKHSIKYSLDIILSLKVTYELIVIKMANRFCTDRAGNRFTRTSGSIFTLHLDRRPVQVDLWTSAPSYELEFDGIPRTVTATNRIEELKFFLDFSTPITNSTEQILNALHPSSGLIVPIHSRGHGNRSFAFVLKNLSRTEIITIELEDGSVLGRTGAPVSPIAPLTLLYDSTEPSVWITTSSNGVTRDPYIDCLIHFTKPIFGFKASTVEAGGGFVIRFEEISKALYSLTVLAESQNVSVIVPAGKVSDISGNLNSVSNQLEVKHFHVCGNNSNICSSCVSLIFVC, from the exons ATGGATGACTTCTGGCTTGTTATTGTTCCACTATTGTACATGAGCTTGACGGCCATGGTGGCTTCAGCAAAATCTCCTGGAATACTCATACACTTTGATCAAGTCCCTCCATATCATTCCAGGTTTAGTCGCGCTACTTTCAACTACTCAGTTATTGGATCAAATGGCTCTTATCCATGTAGCAAGAATGATTGTTCTTTTATCTGTGAG GTTGATGGCCATAGTTTGGTACCATGTCCAGCTGATGTTGTTGTACTAAAGAAATTAACAGTCAATCACTGGCACCAATTCGGTGTAAATGTCACAACTGCAGATGGAGATAGTAATTCATCAGTTTATAAATGGTTTATTG ATACAATTCCACCTACGGCAACAATATCTAGCAATACAAGCTACACAAATGCTGAGAAAATAGCATTAGAGCTTACATTCAGTGAGGCTTGTGCTGGTAATGGTGGCTTCAAGTGTTTCAACTCGTCACACTGTGAC GTTACTGTAAGTGGACGTGCTCATGTGGATGCCTCTTCTCTACGTATCATCAAACACAGTATCAAATATAGCCTTGATATTATTCTATCTTTAAAAGTAACTTACGAACTCATTGTTATCAAAATGGCAAATAGATTTTGTACAGATCGGGCAGGAAATCGTTTTACAAGGACCAGTGGTTCGATTTTTACACTTCATTTAG ATAGAAGACCAGTTCAAGTGGATCTATGGACATCTGCTCCATCCTACGAATTGGAGTTTGATGGGATTCCAAGAACAGTTACTGCAactaacagaattgaagaattaAAGTTTTTCTTGGACTTTAGTACTCCTATCACAAATTCAACAGAGCAGATATTAAATGCATTACATCCTAGTTCAGGTCTCATTGTACCTATTCACAGTAGAGGACATGGGAATCGCAGCTTCGCGTTTGTA CTCAAGAATCTTTCCAGAACAGAAATAATTACTATTGAATTAGAAGATGGTTCAGTACTTGGCAGAACAGGAGCCCCTGTTTCACCTATAGCCCCATTGACATTACTTTACG ACTCCACAGAGCCCTCTGTGTGGATAACTACGAGCTCAAATGGAGTTACAAGAGACCCCTATATCGACTGTTTAATTCACTTCACGAAACCAATATTTGGCTTTAAGGCTTCCACAGTAGAAGCAGGAGGAGGGTTTGTAATCAG ATTTGAAGAAATTTCAAAAGCTCTCTACTCCTTGACAGTCCTTGCAGAATCACAGAACGTGTCTGTCATTGTTCCAGCAGGGAAAGTATCTGATATTTCAGGAAACCTTAACTCAGTATCTAATCAACTCGAGGTCAAGCATT TTCATGTCTGTGGGAATAATAGCAACATCTGTAGCAGCTGCGTTTCTCTCATTTTCGTCTGCTAA
- the LOC141671666 gene encoding uncharacterized protein LOC141671666 isoform X2, whose protein sequence is MDDFWLVIVPLLYMSLTAMVASAKSPGILIHFDQVPPYHSRFSRATFNYSVIGSNGSYPCSKNDCSFICEVDGHSLVPCPADVVVLKKLTVNHWHQFGVNVTTADGDSNSSVYKWFIDTIPPTATISSNTSYTNAEKIALELTFSEACAGNGGFKCFNSSHCDVTVSGRAHVDASSLRIIKHSIKYSLDIILSLKVTYELIVIKMANRFCTDRAGNRFTRTSGSIFTLHLDRRPVQVDLWTSAPSYELEFDGIPRTVTATNRIEELKFFLDFSTPITNSTEQILNALHPSSGLIVPIHSRGHGNRSFAFVLKNLSRTEIITIELEDGSVLGRTGAPVSPIAPLTLLYDSTEPSVWITTSSNGVTRDPYIDCLIHFTKPIFGFKASTVEAGGGFVIRFEEISKALYSLTVLAESQNVSVIVPAGKVSDISGNLNSVSNQLEVKHSTSVAAAFLSFSSANLEAVGALASGRTSMGFSEPCTNLHGMVGHLQVFALSDSLSLTLPVEYSTTTKGLLWLIPRNKLPWTKENSQISEENPCPSMLFSKD, encoded by the exons ATGGATGACTTCTGGCTTGTTATTGTTCCACTATTGTACATGAGCTTGACGGCCATGGTGGCTTCAGCAAAATCTCCTGGAATACTCATACACTTTGATCAAGTCCCTCCATATCATTCCAGGTTTAGTCGCGCTACTTTCAACTACTCAGTTATTGGATCAAATGGCTCTTATCCATGTAGCAAGAATGATTGTTCTTTTATCTGTGAG GTTGATGGCCATAGTTTGGTACCATGTCCAGCTGATGTTGTTGTACTAAAGAAATTAACAGTCAATCACTGGCACCAATTCGGTGTAAATGTCACAACTGCAGATGGAGATAGTAATTCATCAGTTTATAAATGGTTTATTG ATACAATTCCACCTACGGCAACAATATCTAGCAATACAAGCTACACAAATGCTGAGAAAATAGCATTAGAGCTTACATTCAGTGAGGCTTGTGCTGGTAATGGTGGCTTCAAGTGTTTCAACTCGTCACACTGTGAC GTTACTGTAAGTGGACGTGCTCATGTGGATGCCTCTTCTCTACGTATCATCAAACACAGTATCAAATATAGCCTTGATATTATTCTATCTTTAAAAGTAACTTACGAACTCATTGTTATCAAAATGGCAAATAGATTTTGTACAGATCGGGCAGGAAATCGTTTTACAAGGACCAGTGGTTCGATTTTTACACTTCATTTAG ATAGAAGACCAGTTCAAGTGGATCTATGGACATCTGCTCCATCCTACGAATTGGAGTTTGATGGGATTCCAAGAACAGTTACTGCAactaacagaattgaagaattaAAGTTTTTCTTGGACTTTAGTACTCCTATCACAAATTCAACAGAGCAGATATTAAATGCATTACATCCTAGTTCAGGTCTCATTGTACCTATTCACAGTAGAGGACATGGGAATCGCAGCTTCGCGTTTGTA CTCAAGAATCTTTCCAGAACAGAAATAATTACTATTGAATTAGAAGATGGTTCAGTACTTGGCAGAACAGGAGCCCCTGTTTCACCTATAGCCCCATTGACATTACTTTACG ACTCCACAGAGCCCTCTGTGTGGATAACTACGAGCTCAAATGGAGTTACAAGAGACCCCTATATCGACTGTTTAATTCACTTCACGAAACCAATATTTGGCTTTAAGGCTTCCACAGTAGAAGCAGGAGGAGGGTTTGTAATCAG ATTTGAAGAAATTTCAAAAGCTCTCTACTCCTTGACAGTCCTTGCAGAATCACAGAACGTGTCTGTCATTGTTCCAGCAGGGAAAGTATCTGATATTTCAGGAAACCTTAACTCAGTATCTAATCAACTCGAGGTCAAGCATT CAACATCTGTAGCAGCTGCGTTTCTCTCATTTTCGTCTGCTAACCTAGAAGCAGTGGGTGCACTAGCTTCTGGGAGAACAAGTATGGGCTTTTCTGAGCCATGCACAAATCTACAT GGAATGGTAGGACACTTACAGGTGTTTGCCCTATCAGACAGCCTTTCACTTACCTTGCCAGTAGAATACTCTACCACGACTAAAGGTCTTCTGTGGCTTATCCCTCGCAACAAGCTTCCTTGGACTAAGGAAAACTCACAAATTAG CGAGGAGAACCCATGTCCGTCAATGCTGTTCTCAAAAGATTAG
- the LOC141671666 gene encoding uncharacterized protein LOC141671666 isoform X6: MDDFWLVIVPLLYMSLTAMVASAKSPGILIHFDQVPPYHSRFSRATFNYSVIGSNGSYPCSKNDCSFICEVDGHSLVPCPADVVVLKKLTVNHWHQFGVNVTTADGDSNSSVYKWFIDTIPPTATISSNTSYTNAEKIALELTFSEACAGNGGFKCFNSSHCDVTVSGRAHVDASSLRIIKHSIKYSLDIILSLKVTYELIVIKMANRFCTDRAGNRFTRTSGSIFTLHLDRRPVQVDLWTSAPSYELEFDGIPRTVTATNRIEELKFFLDFSTPITNSTEQILNALHPSSGLIVPIHSRGHGNRSFAFVLKNLSRTEIITIELEDGSVLGRTGAPVSPIAPLTLLYDSTEPSVWITTSSNGVTRDPYIDCLIHFTKPIFGFKASTVEAGGGFVIRFEEISKALYSLTVLAESQNVSVIVPAGKVSDISGNLNSVSNQLEVKHYTDSAHSTSVLLN; encoded by the exons ATGGATGACTTCTGGCTTGTTATTGTTCCACTATTGTACATGAGCTTGACGGCCATGGTGGCTTCAGCAAAATCTCCTGGAATACTCATACACTTTGATCAAGTCCCTCCATATCATTCCAGGTTTAGTCGCGCTACTTTCAACTACTCAGTTATTGGATCAAATGGCTCTTATCCATGTAGCAAGAATGATTGTTCTTTTATCTGTGAG GTTGATGGCCATAGTTTGGTACCATGTCCAGCTGATGTTGTTGTACTAAAGAAATTAACAGTCAATCACTGGCACCAATTCGGTGTAAATGTCACAACTGCAGATGGAGATAGTAATTCATCAGTTTATAAATGGTTTATTG ATACAATTCCACCTACGGCAACAATATCTAGCAATACAAGCTACACAAATGCTGAGAAAATAGCATTAGAGCTTACATTCAGTGAGGCTTGTGCTGGTAATGGTGGCTTCAAGTGTTTCAACTCGTCACACTGTGAC GTTACTGTAAGTGGACGTGCTCATGTGGATGCCTCTTCTCTACGTATCATCAAACACAGTATCAAATATAGCCTTGATATTATTCTATCTTTAAAAGTAACTTACGAACTCATTGTTATCAAAATGGCAAATAGATTTTGTACAGATCGGGCAGGAAATCGTTTTACAAGGACCAGTGGTTCGATTTTTACACTTCATTTAG ATAGAAGACCAGTTCAAGTGGATCTATGGACATCTGCTCCATCCTACGAATTGGAGTTTGATGGGATTCCAAGAACAGTTACTGCAactaacagaattgaagaattaAAGTTTTTCTTGGACTTTAGTACTCCTATCACAAATTCAACAGAGCAGATATTAAATGCATTACATCCTAGTTCAGGTCTCATTGTACCTATTCACAGTAGAGGACATGGGAATCGCAGCTTCGCGTTTGTA CTCAAGAATCTTTCCAGAACAGAAATAATTACTATTGAATTAGAAGATGGTTCAGTACTTGGCAGAACAGGAGCCCCTGTTTCACCTATAGCCCCATTGACATTACTTTACG ACTCCACAGAGCCCTCTGTGTGGATAACTACGAGCTCAAATGGAGTTACAAGAGACCCCTATATCGACTGTTTAATTCACTTCACGAAACCAATATTTGGCTTTAAGGCTTCCACAGTAGAAGCAGGAGGAGGGTTTGTAATCAG ATTTGAAGAAATTTCAAAAGCTCTCTACTCCTTGACAGTCCTTGCAGAATCACAGAACGTGTCTGTCATTGTTCCAGCAGGGAAAGTATCTGATATTTCAGGAAACCTTAACTCAGTATCTAATCAACTCGAGGTCAAGCATT ACACAGACTCGGCTCATTCTACATCGGTTTTACTTAACTAG
- the LOC141671666 gene encoding uncharacterized protein LOC141671666 isoform X3 — protein sequence MDDFWLVIVPLLYMSLTAMVASAKSPGILIHFDQVPPYHSRFSRATFNYSVIGSNGSYPCSKNDCSFICEVDGHSLVPCPADVVVLKKLTVNHWHQFGVNVTTADGDSNSSVYKWFIDTIPPTATISSNTSYTNAEKIALELTFSEACAGNGGFKCFNSSHCDVTVSGRAHVDASSLRIIKHSIKYSLDIILSLKVTYELIVIKMANRFCTDRAGNRFTRTSGSIFTLHLDRRPVQVDLWTSAPSYELEFDGIPRTVTATNRIEELKFFLDFSTPITNSTEQILNALHPSSGLIVPIHSRGHGNRSFAFVLKNLSRTEIITIELEDGSVLGRTGAPVSPIAPLTLLYDSTEPSVWITTSSNGVTRDPYIDCLIHFTKPIFGFKASTVEAGGGFVIRFEEISKALYSLTVLAESQNVSVIVPAGKVSDISGNLNSVSNQLEVKHSTSVAAAFLSFSSANLEAVGALASGRTRNGRTLTGVCPIRQPFTYLASRILYHD from the exons ATGGATGACTTCTGGCTTGTTATTGTTCCACTATTGTACATGAGCTTGACGGCCATGGTGGCTTCAGCAAAATCTCCTGGAATACTCATACACTTTGATCAAGTCCCTCCATATCATTCCAGGTTTAGTCGCGCTACTTTCAACTACTCAGTTATTGGATCAAATGGCTCTTATCCATGTAGCAAGAATGATTGTTCTTTTATCTGTGAG GTTGATGGCCATAGTTTGGTACCATGTCCAGCTGATGTTGTTGTACTAAAGAAATTAACAGTCAATCACTGGCACCAATTCGGTGTAAATGTCACAACTGCAGATGGAGATAGTAATTCATCAGTTTATAAATGGTTTATTG ATACAATTCCACCTACGGCAACAATATCTAGCAATACAAGCTACACAAATGCTGAGAAAATAGCATTAGAGCTTACATTCAGTGAGGCTTGTGCTGGTAATGGTGGCTTCAAGTGTTTCAACTCGTCACACTGTGAC GTTACTGTAAGTGGACGTGCTCATGTGGATGCCTCTTCTCTACGTATCATCAAACACAGTATCAAATATAGCCTTGATATTATTCTATCTTTAAAAGTAACTTACGAACTCATTGTTATCAAAATGGCAAATAGATTTTGTACAGATCGGGCAGGAAATCGTTTTACAAGGACCAGTGGTTCGATTTTTACACTTCATTTAG ATAGAAGACCAGTTCAAGTGGATCTATGGACATCTGCTCCATCCTACGAATTGGAGTTTGATGGGATTCCAAGAACAGTTACTGCAactaacagaattgaagaattaAAGTTTTTCTTGGACTTTAGTACTCCTATCACAAATTCAACAGAGCAGATATTAAATGCATTACATCCTAGTTCAGGTCTCATTGTACCTATTCACAGTAGAGGACATGGGAATCGCAGCTTCGCGTTTGTA CTCAAGAATCTTTCCAGAACAGAAATAATTACTATTGAATTAGAAGATGGTTCAGTACTTGGCAGAACAGGAGCCCCTGTTTCACCTATAGCCCCATTGACATTACTTTACG ACTCCACAGAGCCCTCTGTGTGGATAACTACGAGCTCAAATGGAGTTACAAGAGACCCCTATATCGACTGTTTAATTCACTTCACGAAACCAATATTTGGCTTTAAGGCTTCCACAGTAGAAGCAGGAGGAGGGTTTGTAATCAG ATTTGAAGAAATTTCAAAAGCTCTCTACTCCTTGACAGTCCTTGCAGAATCACAGAACGTGTCTGTCATTGTTCCAGCAGGGAAAGTATCTGATATTTCAGGAAACCTTAACTCAGTATCTAATCAACTCGAGGTCAAGCATT CAACATCTGTAGCAGCTGCGTTTCTCTCATTTTCGTCTGCTAACCTAGAAGCAGTGGGTGCACTAGCTTCTGGGAGAACAA GGAATGGTAGGACACTTACAGGTGTTTGCCCTATCAGACAGCCTTTCACTTACCTTGCCAGTAGAATACTCTACCACGACTAA
- the LOC141671666 gene encoding uncharacterized protein LOC141671666 isoform X1, giving the protein MDDFWLVIVPLLYMSLTAMVASAKSPGILIHFDQVPPYHSRFSRATFNYSVIGSNGSYPCSKNDCSFICEVDGHSLVPCPADVVVLKKLTVNHWHQFGVNVTTADGDSNSSVYKWFIDTIPPTATISSNTSYTNAEKIALELTFSEACAGNGGFKCFNSSHCDVTVSGRAHVDASSLRIIKHSIKYSLDIILSLKVTYELIVIKMANRFCTDRAGNRFTRTSGSIFTLHLDRRPVQVDLWTSAPSYELEFDGIPRTVTATNRIEELKFFLDFSTPITNSTEQILNALHPSSGLIVPIHSRGHGNRSFAFVLKNLSRTEIITIELEDGSVLGRTGAPVSPIAPLTLLYDSTEPSVWITTSSNGVTRDPYIDCLIHFTKPIFGFKASTVEAGGGFVIRFEEISKALYSLTVLAESQNVSVIVPAGKVSDISGNLNSVSNQLEVKHSTSVAAAFLSFSSANLEAVGALASGRTSMGFSEPCTNLHGMVGHLQVFALSDSLSLTLPVEYSTTTKGLLWLIPRNKLPWTKENSQIRYNSSYQAVATHTRKFNDSTIKFHAGEEMDHSIDLKLPTSLTLCIRGCHFR; this is encoded by the exons ATGGATGACTTCTGGCTTGTTATTGTTCCACTATTGTACATGAGCTTGACGGCCATGGTGGCTTCAGCAAAATCTCCTGGAATACTCATACACTTTGATCAAGTCCCTCCATATCATTCCAGGTTTAGTCGCGCTACTTTCAACTACTCAGTTATTGGATCAAATGGCTCTTATCCATGTAGCAAGAATGATTGTTCTTTTATCTGTGAG GTTGATGGCCATAGTTTGGTACCATGTCCAGCTGATGTTGTTGTACTAAAGAAATTAACAGTCAATCACTGGCACCAATTCGGTGTAAATGTCACAACTGCAGATGGAGATAGTAATTCATCAGTTTATAAATGGTTTATTG ATACAATTCCACCTACGGCAACAATATCTAGCAATACAAGCTACACAAATGCTGAGAAAATAGCATTAGAGCTTACATTCAGTGAGGCTTGTGCTGGTAATGGTGGCTTCAAGTGTTTCAACTCGTCACACTGTGAC GTTACTGTAAGTGGACGTGCTCATGTGGATGCCTCTTCTCTACGTATCATCAAACACAGTATCAAATATAGCCTTGATATTATTCTATCTTTAAAAGTAACTTACGAACTCATTGTTATCAAAATGGCAAATAGATTTTGTACAGATCGGGCAGGAAATCGTTTTACAAGGACCAGTGGTTCGATTTTTACACTTCATTTAG ATAGAAGACCAGTTCAAGTGGATCTATGGACATCTGCTCCATCCTACGAATTGGAGTTTGATGGGATTCCAAGAACAGTTACTGCAactaacagaattgaagaattaAAGTTTTTCTTGGACTTTAGTACTCCTATCACAAATTCAACAGAGCAGATATTAAATGCATTACATCCTAGTTCAGGTCTCATTGTACCTATTCACAGTAGAGGACATGGGAATCGCAGCTTCGCGTTTGTA CTCAAGAATCTTTCCAGAACAGAAATAATTACTATTGAATTAGAAGATGGTTCAGTACTTGGCAGAACAGGAGCCCCTGTTTCACCTATAGCCCCATTGACATTACTTTACG ACTCCACAGAGCCCTCTGTGTGGATAACTACGAGCTCAAATGGAGTTACAAGAGACCCCTATATCGACTGTTTAATTCACTTCACGAAACCAATATTTGGCTTTAAGGCTTCCACAGTAGAAGCAGGAGGAGGGTTTGTAATCAG ATTTGAAGAAATTTCAAAAGCTCTCTACTCCTTGACAGTCCTTGCAGAATCACAGAACGTGTCTGTCATTGTTCCAGCAGGGAAAGTATCTGATATTTCAGGAAACCTTAACTCAGTATCTAATCAACTCGAGGTCAAGCATT CAACATCTGTAGCAGCTGCGTTTCTCTCATTTTCGTCTGCTAACCTAGAAGCAGTGGGTGCACTAGCTTCTGGGAGAACAAGTATGGGCTTTTCTGAGCCATGCACAAATCTACAT GGAATGGTAGGACACTTACAGGTGTTTGCCCTATCAGACAGCCTTTCACTTACCTTGCCAGTAGAATACTCTACCACGACTAAAGGTCTTCTGTGGCTTATCCCTCGCAACAAGCTTCCTTGGACTAAGGAAAACTCACAAATTAGGTATAATAGTTCATATCAGGCTGTAGCAACACATACTAGAAAATTCAATGACAGTACCATAAAATTCCATGCTGGTGAAGAAATGGACCATTCCATAGACTTGAAATTACCAACTTCTCTAACTCTCTGCATAAGGGGTTGCCACTTCCGGTAA
- the LOC141671666 gene encoding uncharacterized protein LOC141671666 isoform X4 — MDDFWLVIVPLLYMSLTAMVASAKSPGILIHFDQVPPYHSRFSRATFNYSVIGSNGSYPCSKNDCSFICEVDGHSLVPCPADVVVLKKLTVNHWHQFGVNVTTADGDSNSSVYKWFIDTIPPTATISSNTSYTNAEKIALELTFSEACAGNGGFKCFNSSHCDVTVSGRAHVDASSLRIIKHSIKYSLDIILSLKVTYELIVIKMANRFCTDRAGNRFTRTSGSIFTLHLDRRPVQVDLWTSAPSYELEFDGIPRTVTATNRIEELKFFLDFSTPITNSTEQILNALHPSSGLIVPIHSRGHGNRSFAFVLKNLSRTEIITIELEDGSVLGRTGAPVSPIAPLTLLYDSTEPSVWITTSSNGVTRDPYIDCLIHFTKPIFGFKASTVEAGGGFVIRFEEISKALYSLTVLAESQNVSVIVPAGKVSDISGNLNSVSNQLEVKHWNGRTLTGVCPIRQPFTYLASRILYHD, encoded by the exons ATGGATGACTTCTGGCTTGTTATTGTTCCACTATTGTACATGAGCTTGACGGCCATGGTGGCTTCAGCAAAATCTCCTGGAATACTCATACACTTTGATCAAGTCCCTCCATATCATTCCAGGTTTAGTCGCGCTACTTTCAACTACTCAGTTATTGGATCAAATGGCTCTTATCCATGTAGCAAGAATGATTGTTCTTTTATCTGTGAG GTTGATGGCCATAGTTTGGTACCATGTCCAGCTGATGTTGTTGTACTAAAGAAATTAACAGTCAATCACTGGCACCAATTCGGTGTAAATGTCACAACTGCAGATGGAGATAGTAATTCATCAGTTTATAAATGGTTTATTG ATACAATTCCACCTACGGCAACAATATCTAGCAATACAAGCTACACAAATGCTGAGAAAATAGCATTAGAGCTTACATTCAGTGAGGCTTGTGCTGGTAATGGTGGCTTCAAGTGTTTCAACTCGTCACACTGTGAC GTTACTGTAAGTGGACGTGCTCATGTGGATGCCTCTTCTCTACGTATCATCAAACACAGTATCAAATATAGCCTTGATATTATTCTATCTTTAAAAGTAACTTACGAACTCATTGTTATCAAAATGGCAAATAGATTTTGTACAGATCGGGCAGGAAATCGTTTTACAAGGACCAGTGGTTCGATTTTTACACTTCATTTAG ATAGAAGACCAGTTCAAGTGGATCTATGGACATCTGCTCCATCCTACGAATTGGAGTTTGATGGGATTCCAAGAACAGTTACTGCAactaacagaattgaagaattaAAGTTTTTCTTGGACTTTAGTACTCCTATCACAAATTCAACAGAGCAGATATTAAATGCATTACATCCTAGTTCAGGTCTCATTGTACCTATTCACAGTAGAGGACATGGGAATCGCAGCTTCGCGTTTGTA CTCAAGAATCTTTCCAGAACAGAAATAATTACTATTGAATTAGAAGATGGTTCAGTACTTGGCAGAACAGGAGCCCCTGTTTCACCTATAGCCCCATTGACATTACTTTACG ACTCCACAGAGCCCTCTGTGTGGATAACTACGAGCTCAAATGGAGTTACAAGAGACCCCTATATCGACTGTTTAATTCACTTCACGAAACCAATATTTGGCTTTAAGGCTTCCACAGTAGAAGCAGGAGGAGGGTTTGTAATCAG ATTTGAAGAAATTTCAAAAGCTCTCTACTCCTTGACAGTCCTTGCAGAATCACAGAACGTGTCTGTCATTGTTCCAGCAGGGAAAGTATCTGATATTTCAGGAAACCTTAACTCAGTATCTAATCAACTCGAGGTCAAGCATT GGAATGGTAGGACACTTACAGGTGTTTGCCCTATCAGACAGCCTTTCACTTACCTTGCCAGTAGAATACTCTACCACGACTAA